The proteins below come from a single Candidatus Cloacimonadota bacterium genomic window:
- a CDS encoding response regulator, translating into MRAREIEILLVEDNLNDVKLTKKALQKQDLNAKVAHVENGQEAIDYIFCRNKFSDRKKSSFPNLILLDLKLPKMDGLEVLKILKKDERTKSIPIVVLTSSDQDSDIEKSYDLGANSYIVKPVDFDQFMKSVTELGLYWFLLNEYTS; encoded by the coding sequence ATGAGAGCAAGAGAAATCGAAATTCTACTTGTGGAAGACAATCTGAATGATGTGAAACTAACAAAGAAAGCCCTCCAAAAACAAGACTTAAATGCTAAAGTTGCTCATGTGGAAAATGGTCAGGAAGCAATCGACTACATTTTTTGCCGCAACAAATTTTCCGATAGAAAAAAAAGTAGCTTTCCCAACCTGATACTACTGGATTTAAAGCTTCCCAAAATGGATGGGCTTGAGGTTTTGAAGATATTAAAAAAAGATGAAAGAACAAAATCTATTCCTATTGTTGTTCTCACTTCTTCCGATCAGGATTCCGATATAGAAAAAAGTTATGATCTGGGAGCAAATAGTTACATTGTGAAGCCGGTAGATTTTGATCAATTTATGAAATCGGTAACTGAACTGGGATTGTATTGGTTTTTGCTGAATGAATATACAAGTTAA